TCATGGCTGATAATTGTGTCCAGCGATGTTTTGCGATATGGCTGTTGGTACTCTTCACTAGATGGTATAATATAGTTGAAGGGAGCTGGATGCAATGGTTGATGATGCAAGATCACGGTTTCCTGTCATTCTTGTGGATGGGGAGGATGGGTATATCATTGCAGAGTGCCCTGTACTGCCCGGGTGCATGAGTCAGGGAAAGACGCGGGAAGAGGCGCTTGAAAACATAAAGGAGGCCATTATTCTGAGTTTGGAAACCAGGAAGGCCCATAATATGCCGCTTCGAACTGAGATGATCATGCGTGGCGCGCCTGGCAACCGCGTGGTAACATGGCTGCGCTATCTTTCAACTCTGCATTTGGCATCTATAGCTTCAGGGAAGGGTCTTGCGTCTGAATTGCTGTTTCAATGTCTATAGCTATACAAGCCTGAACTCAGAATATACGGTGGCTAGGTTCTCGCCACCGGAGAGTAGAGCCTGGTAGGATTTTCGGCACTTGAGAGCAGATGCTGCCGAAATTCCAGCCACCTCCAGGTCCAAACTGGCCAAAATCTCGCCACTCCAGGCTAATATATGCTACAAAATCCCTTATTATGGATAATCATAACCTATAATCTTCCAATTTGAGGGCAAGGTGGCGAGAAATCTGCCGGCACGGACCAGAGGCCGACGAAATCTTGGCCACCTTTGAGAAA
This genomic interval from Bacillota bacterium contains the following:
- a CDS encoding type II toxin-antitoxin system HicB family antitoxin gives rise to the protein MVDDARSRFPVILVDGEDGYIIAECPVLPGCMSQGKTREEALENIKEAIILSLETRKAHNMPLRTEMIMRGAPGNRVVTWLRYLSTLHLASIASGKGLASELLFQCL